In Pseudovibrio brasiliensis, the following are encoded in one genomic region:
- a CDS encoding methylmalonyl-CoA mutase family protein, which produces MQNIDFPSDFLEATQSDWEASALRALEGAALDALNTPIAGGLENKPLYQGRTDSAPLQLRESSRPWKIIQRSDHPVISEANTQMLEDLEGGADGIELVLPASPRILGGGLSVQRIDDMLKLLDGVKPDLIDFRLECGYEGSATLALLVETCKRLGVSSDQLTVHGVSDPLSVFVSSGRVRNSFERLEQRAQDLAGYARNNGIQGSLLRGDGRCYHDTGANSVQELGLTLSSLLYYMRILEKGGIPADDLPKHVSACLSASADQFGTIVKARAMRQLWARLLGAAQMPSQKLHLHMETSWRMMSKRDPWVNMLRTTVAAFAAGIGGADSVSVLPFTSALGLPNAFARRIARNTQLILVEESNLAQVSDPAAGSGLVEERTEELANAAWGYFQKIEKEGGVLEALQSGVIYADVTAARAEEDKLVATGRHPLTGTSAFPNLGEADVEVLKADTDQIGEIATRKDLPEPSPDGQLIEAVAKALNDGAGLVDIQASRKQLGDNDCHALKLTRLATPFESLRDKAEAFKETQGNSPKLFLATLGPVAQHTARSMFTSNFYAAGGFVSGGGKHFESLDDLISCFRISDAKIACICSSDKVYEEQAVAVLNELKAAGAKRVTLAGRPKDLMAELTENGLDGTIYQGCDMLAELKTCFEVVGVSLADEVEAI; this is translated from the coding sequence ATGCAAAACATTGATTTTCCAAGCGATTTCCTAGAAGCAACACAAAGTGACTGGGAAGCATCTGCTCTGCGTGCCCTTGAAGGCGCCGCTCTGGATGCACTAAACACACCAATTGCGGGTGGCCTTGAGAACAAGCCGCTATACCAAGGACGCACCGACAGCGCTCCATTGCAATTGAGGGAGAGCTCTCGCCCTTGGAAGATCATTCAACGCAGTGATCATCCCGTCATTTCTGAGGCTAACACCCAGATGCTGGAAGACCTGGAAGGCGGGGCTGACGGCATTGAGCTGGTTTTGCCTGCTTCTCCGCGTATTCTTGGCGGTGGACTGAGCGTTCAGCGTATTGATGACATGCTGAAGCTACTTGATGGTGTGAAGCCTGATCTTATCGATTTCCGCCTTGAATGTGGCTATGAAGGCAGCGCGACCCTTGCTTTGCTGGTTGAGACCTGCAAGCGGCTGGGCGTTTCTTCTGATCAACTGACTGTTCATGGTGTCTCTGATCCTCTTAGTGTGTTTGTCAGCTCCGGTCGGGTACGCAACTCCTTTGAGCGCCTTGAGCAGCGCGCTCAAGACCTTGCGGGATACGCTCGCAACAACGGTATTCAAGGCAGCCTGCTGCGCGGTGATGGCCGTTGCTATCACGACACCGGTGCCAATAGCGTTCAGGAGCTTGGCCTTACTCTTTCCAGCCTGCTTTACTATATGCGCATACTGGAAAAGGGCGGCATTCCTGCTGACGATCTGCCGAAACACGTTTCGGCCTGCCTGAGTGCGAGTGCAGACCAGTTTGGTACTATCGTTAAAGCGCGAGCGATGCGTCAGCTGTGGGCCCGCCTGCTGGGTGCCGCGCAGATGCCATCCCAAAAGCTGCATCTTCATATGGAGACCAGCTGGCGCATGATGAGCAAGCGTGATCCATGGGTGAACATGCTGCGCACCACAGTGGCTGCGTTTGCTGCCGGTATTGGCGGCGCTGACAGTGTGAGCGTGCTGCCATTCACCAGCGCTCTTGGCCTGCCAAATGCGTTTGCACGCCGTATTGCCCGCAACACCCAGCTTATTCTTGTAGAAGAGAGCAATCTGGCGCAGGTGAGTGACCCGGCTGCCGGTAGTGGTCTTGTTGAAGAACGCACAGAAGAGCTGGCCAATGCTGCCTGGGGTTACTTCCAGAAGATTGAGAAAGAAGGCGGTGTTCTTGAAGCGCTGCAATCTGGTGTGATCTATGCTGATGTTACCGCAGCGCGGGCTGAAGAGGATAAGTTGGTTGCCACTGGACGCCACCCTCTGACGGGCACAAGCGCCTTCCCGAACCTGGGCGAGGCAGATGTGGAGGTTCTGAAAGCAGATACGGATCAGATCGGTGAGATTGCGACCCGTAAAGACCTTCCAGAACCAAGCCCTGACGGACAATTGATTGAAGCGGTTGCCAAAGCGCTGAATGATGGGGCCGGATTGGTCGATATTCAAGCAAGCCGTAAGCAGCTGGGTGACAATGATTGCCATGCCCTGAAGCTGACACGACTGGCGACACCATTTGAAAGCCTCCGCGACAAGGCAGAGGCCTTCAAGGAAACTCAGGGCAACTCACCAAAGTTGTTCCTGGCAACTTTGGGCCCTGTGGCTCAGCATACTGCCCGCTCGATGTTTACCAGCAACTTTTATGCGGCTGGCGGGTTCGTCAGCGGAGGTGGCAAGCACTTTGAAAGCCTTGATGATCTGATCTCCTGCTTCCGCATCAGCGATGCGAAGATTGCGTGTATCTGTTCCTCTGACAAAGTTTATGAAGAACAGGCTGTTGCTGTTTTGAATGAGCTTAAAGCAGCTGGCGCCAAGCGTGTGACGCTGGCGGGTCGTCCGAAAGACCTGATGGCAGAGCTGACCGAGAATGGCCTTGATGGGACCATATACCAAGGCTGTGATATGCTTGCTGAACTGAAGACATGTTTTGAAGTGGTTGGCGTTTCGCTGGCTGATGAAGTGGAGGCAATTTGA
- a CDS encoding LuxR C-terminal-related transcriptional regulator: MNDTSDIEAKVKAISEARAAKPVLDIVESYLRRLGASHILITGLPMPNRTIDSLVHRFRWPDERNGGVERTTLSAGDSALMLGLSGNRPVVWSVSGTDTGNSELFAAIGEGARVMVIPVDALHPFQAMVVGAGHQIAAEPYDLASLEIVCSAAFRRLFELGVISDQRPGDLSARERRVLELTALGKTAHEIAELLEISQRTVHAHLQNASAKLNASNKTHTVVEALRYGQIKI, encoded by the coding sequence ATGAACGATACTTCAGATATCGAAGCAAAGGTAAAAGCGATTTCAGAAGCACGGGCAGCGAAACCCGTTCTGGACATTGTGGAATCCTATCTAAGACGATTGGGAGCATCCCATATCCTCATCACGGGTCTTCCTATGCCAAACCGAACAATTGACAGTTTGGTCCATAGGTTCCGTTGGCCGGATGAGAGAAATGGCGGTGTTGAGCGGACAACCCTGAGCGCTGGCGATAGTGCTCTTATGCTCGGCCTGTCCGGCAACCGTCCGGTTGTTTGGTCAGTTTCCGGCACAGACACTGGCAACTCTGAGCTTTTTGCCGCAATAGGCGAGGGGGCCCGGGTCATGGTGATCCCAGTGGACGCGCTTCATCCATTTCAGGCAATGGTGGTCGGCGCTGGGCATCAGATCGCCGCTGAGCCATACGACCTGGCATCATTGGAGATCGTCTGTTCTGCAGCTTTCCGCCGTCTGTTTGAGCTGGGTGTGATTTCAGATCAAAGACCGGGCGATCTGTCAGCCCGCGAGCGTCGTGTTCTGGAACTGACAGCGCTGGGCAAGACAGCCCATGAAATCGCAGAGCTTCTGGAGATTTCCCAAAGAACAGTCCATGCGCACTTGCAGAACGCAAGCGCCAAGCTCAACGCATCCAACAAAACCCATACGGTGGTTGAAGCGCTGCGGTATGGTCAGATCAAAATCTGA